TTTATTTGCCCCATAAGAAGAAGCTATATCTTCTGCCTTTTTAAACAACTCCTTGCATTTTTGACTTCGATGAATAACCTTTTCTGCATGCTCATACTTCCCTTGTTTCAACATCCCTCTTATTTTAGGTATCAATGACTTTGAATTAAGCCCAAAATCTCTGAATACACCATTAAGAATATCAATCTCTTTTTGAATTTCCTCTATATTGAGCTCCAATCCCATCTTCTCCATTACATCTGGACTAAGTTCATCACTTATTTTGCATAGCCCAATAAAGATATGTTCTATCTCAACATATTGATGTTTAGTCTGAATTGCTTCATAGCCAGCAATCCGCCATGTAAGTATTAAACCAGGAGAAATATCCATATTTCCCTCCATTAGGTCACCCTAGTGTCGTGTTGAACAAATAACGCACGGAATTTGTTCTGGTAACTGGTGATTGGTAACTGGTAATTAAATACCGTTCGGCTGATCTCAGGACGAAACTATTTAACCAGTTACCAGTTACCAATTATTCGTTTGCAGGTTACGAAACCTGATGATGCCCCGTGCAAAACTTACTCAACACGACACTAGTATGGTCAAAAGTTTTTTAATAATAGCTCCTGCTATCTCTTTGTAGATTACTTTGGCCGTGTAACCCTAACCACATTAGACCCTACAGTAATCTCAGGGACTTCATCTACATCTATCTGTTGACCTACATATAATTTTTCTTTTGTAGCTATAGCCCAAATTTCGTAGCTATCGCCTATTCCCAGCACATCTGTTCCAAAACAACAGCCTGATTTCCATGTACCATCATCTTGAACATCAGGGAAGCTTTGTACCCACCATGCACGAGTGCTGAGAGGGTGAACAAGGACATAAAATTTTAACTCATGATGAGAAACTTTTCCCTTCACAGTGTATATGTGAGTAACATTTTGTCCATTATGTGGGTCAGTAATTTCAATATGCAACTTTTCTGTTTGTTCTGGCATCTCCTGAACTGTAAATTGCACATTATCGTTCTTTAAAATAACCCGCCAGTTATTGGTAACATCCTTTACAAAGAACTTTACTTCATAAAATGACGGTGGCAGTTTAACTTTTAATTGTTCTTGAATACATCCATTGCCATCTGCTTTAATATAAGAAGAATCGTAATATCCTTCGCCACGATTATTCCTATTATATTCTTTCATGAGTTTGTCGTTACCAGGATGTCCTATTTTGCCATTAATAGTTAGTACATAAATCCCTTTAGGTTTTAGTCCTTGAAGTGAAACTTTGCACTCAAATTGGCCAATTTGCTCTTCAAAGTATTCGATTCTACCTTCTCCATAACCACCATTGTGTACTATTAAATGGGTAATAATTTGCCCTTTATTATCTGGTTCTTCTTTAGGGATAGAAGGGGGAGAAATTGGAGGAGTGGATAGAGCAGAAGGAGTAACTCCTATTTGTGCATCCTTTGTTTTTACTGCTATTTTTACCCCCGGTGCTTCTATTGTTGCTTCCCTTACAAAAGGTAGAAACCAACGAATACCTATTACCCCAATTAATAAAGCTACAACTGGCACTATTACTACAATAGGATTAAATCTCATTGTTTAATACCTCCTCCTTTTTATTAGATTTTCATTGCTAATAATATCGGAAAGTTAAGCCCATATCTTTTTCTTTTGTCCATTTTTCCAGAATGTCAATTTAATTTCTTCTCCTACCTTCAATTTTTAGTGTGCGAAATTATGAACACTTTCCACAAAA
This genomic stretch from bacterium harbors:
- a CDS encoding Clp protease N-terminal domain-containing protein — protein: MDISPGLILTWRIAGYEAIQTKHQYVEIEHIFIGLCKISDELSPDVMEKMGLELNIEEIQKEIDILNGVFRDFGLNSKSLIPKIRGMLKQGKYEHAEKVIHRSQKCKELFKKAEDIASSYGANKSFLLYLFLAILKEPSEL